The proteins below are encoded in one region of Amycolatopsis magusensis:
- a CDS encoding ArsR/SmtB family transcription factor — translation MDEVFKALADASRRRLLDRLNARDGQTLRELCSELDMARQSVSKHLAVLEAANLVTTVRRGREKWHYVNADPINAIADRWISRYHRERVRALADLKTALESKPMSKPEFVHTSYIKTTPEELWQALTDPAFTIRYWGAVLESEWTKGAPVTWEQNGWKSADPEQVVLESDPYRRLSYTWHSFTPDFAGLMEVDPDFVKQAAAEPRSKVTFDLEPAGEVVKLTVRHDGFEPGSTVLEAVQGGWPHILSSLKSLVETGEPLPEPEPIED, via the coding sequence ATGGACGAGGTGTTCAAGGCGCTGGCCGATGCCAGTCGCCGGCGGCTGCTCGACCGGTTGAACGCACGCGACGGGCAGACCCTGCGCGAGCTCTGCTCGGAACTGGACATGGCGCGGCAGTCGGTCAGCAAGCACCTGGCCGTGCTGGAGGCGGCGAACCTGGTCACCACGGTCCGGCGAGGCCGGGAGAAGTGGCACTACGTCAACGCCGACCCGATCAACGCCATCGCCGACCGCTGGATCAGCCGGTACCACCGCGAGCGGGTGCGCGCACTCGCCGACCTGAAGACCGCATTGGAGAGCAAACCCATGAGCAAGCCCGAGTTCGTCCACACCAGCTACATCAAGACCACCCCGGAAGAGCTGTGGCAGGCGCTGACCGACCCCGCCTTCACCATCCGCTACTGGGGCGCGGTGCTGGAATCGGAGTGGACCAAGGGCGCGCCGGTCACCTGGGAGCAGAACGGCTGGAAGTCCGCCGATCCCGAGCAGGTGGTGCTGGAGTCCGACCCGTACCGGCGCCTGTCCTACACCTGGCACAGCTTCACCCCGGACTTCGCCGGGCTCATGGAGGTGGACCCGGACTTCGTCAAGCAGGCCGCCGCCGAGCCGAGGTCCAAGGTGACCTTCGACCTCGAACCGGCGGGCGAGGTGGTGAAGCTGACCGTGCGGCACGACGGGTTCGAGCCGGGCAGCACCGTGCTGGAGGCGGTCCAGGGTGGCTGGCCGCACATCCTGTCGAGCCTGAAGTCCCTGGTGGAGACCGGCGAACCGCTGCCGGAGCCCGAGCCGATCGAGGACTAG
- a CDS encoding MerR family transcriptional regulator, protein MRIGALSERTGIPRRLLRYYEEQGLIVADRLPNGYRDYADYNVDRVAQIRGLLDAGLPTRLIKQILPCLNRPRAIHFPDATPEMLAALENERDRIAGRIDCLTRNRDAISGYLDAVRAYR, encoded by the coding sequence ATGCGCATCGGCGCACTGTCCGAACGGACCGGCATCCCCCGCAGGCTGCTGCGGTACTACGAGGAACAGGGGCTGATCGTCGCCGATCGCCTGCCCAACGGTTATCGCGACTACGCCGACTACAACGTGGACCGGGTGGCGCAGATCCGCGGGCTGCTCGACGCCGGGCTGCCGACGCGGCTGATCAAGCAGATCCTGCCCTGCCTGAACCGGCCGCGCGCGATCCACTTCCCCGACGCCACCCCGGAAATGCTGGCGGCGCTGGAGAACGAGCGCGACCGGATCGCCGGCCGCATCGACTGCCTGACCCGCAACCGTGACGCCATCTCCGGTTATCTGGACGCCGTGCGTGCCTACCGCTGA
- a CDS encoding MerR family transcriptional regulator, translating to MVTAITVLGIGELARRTGVPVRTVRFYCDEGILEPVRSAGGHRRFDVTAVERLTLIRRLRGLGLGLPSIRQVLAGQRSVAEAVTAERAALDAELAALAWRRASLRAVETGARLDLLAAVGDGRAAREVLNGFWRNDFLGPVPADTVEMFLASSVPTPPEDPTPAQVVAYAEMVALVDDTKLRTGLRRRPRIADQAALHDGIGVACDLARPLVLAGQRPEPGAALDRFVDAYAVLGRTGDTPEFRRSLHTSLAVERNPRLRRYWELVGEVTGEAVTVGQAHAWLLDALGVQR from the coding sequence ATGGTGACCGCGATCACAGTACTCGGTATCGGTGAGCTGGCCCGGCGCACCGGCGTGCCCGTGCGCACGGTCCGCTTCTACTGCGACGAGGGCATTCTCGAACCGGTGCGCAGCGCGGGCGGGCACCGCCGGTTCGACGTCACCGCGGTCGAGCGGCTCACGCTCATCCGCCGGTTGCGCGGGCTCGGGCTGGGGTTGCCGTCGATCCGGCAGGTGCTGGCCGGGCAGCGGTCGGTCGCCGAAGCGGTCACTGCCGAACGGGCCGCGCTCGACGCCGAACTGGCGGCCCTCGCCTGGCGCCGTGCTTCGTTGCGCGCGGTCGAGACGGGCGCACGCCTGGACCTGCTCGCCGCGGTGGGGGACGGCCGCGCAGCCCGTGAAGTGCTGAACGGCTTCTGGCGCAACGACTTCCTCGGCCCTGTGCCCGCGGACACGGTCGAGATGTTCCTCGCCAGCAGCGTGCCGACGCCACCCGAAGACCCGACACCGGCTCAAGTGGTCGCCTACGCGGAAATGGTCGCGCTCGTCGACGACACCAAACTGCGGACCGGATTGCGCCGGCGGCCGCGGATCGCCGACCAGGCCGCGTTGCACGACGGCATCGGCGTGGCCTGCGACCTGGCCCGGCCACTCGTGCTCGCCGGGCAGCGGCCCGAACCCGGCGCCGCGCTCGACCGGTTCGTCGACGCCTACGCCGTACTCGGCCGCACCGGCGACACCCCGGAATTCCGGCGCTCACTGCACACAAGCCTTGCCGTGGAACGGAATCCGCGCCTGCGCCGGTACTGGGAACTGGTCGGCGAGGTGACCGGCGAGGCGGTCACCGTCGGCCAGGCGCACGCGTGGTTGCTCGACGCGCTCGGCGTTCAGCGGTAG
- a CDS encoding FAD-dependent monooxygenase — MFDVIIAGCGPTGAMLAAELRLHDVRVLVLEKETEPVSVVRIVGLHIRSLELMAMRGLLERLLEHGRRRPAGAFFAAIDKPAPPDVDSAHAYLLGIPQPVIVRVLEEHAIHLGAQIRRGAAVAGFEQDDEGVTVELADGERLRARYLVGCDGGRSIVRKLLGVGFPGEPSRTETLMGELEVGVPPEEIAAKVTGIHQSFSLQPFGERVYRVVVPAVGLSAEPPTIDDFRQALHAIAGTDFGVHSPRWLSRFGDATRLADRYRVGRVLLAGDAAHIHPPAGGQGLNLGVQDAVNLGWKLAAQVRGWAPESLLDTYQTERHPVAEEVLDNTRAQVALSSPEPGARALRRLLTELMDFDEVNRYLLEKITAIGIRYDFGDGPDLLGRRLRDIDVAQGRLYDLLRHGRGLLLDRTGRLTTGGWSDRVDHLADPTVALDVPGVLLRPDGHVAWTGDDQRDLDDHLTHWFGESASGAVGGFDDVVQDLP, encoded by the coding sequence ATGTTTGACGTGATCATCGCCGGGTGCGGGCCGACCGGCGCGATGCTGGCCGCCGAACTGCGGCTGCACGATGTGCGGGTACTCGTGCTGGAAAAGGAAACCGAACCCGTTTCGGTCGTCCGCATCGTCGGCCTGCACATCCGCAGCCTCGAACTGATGGCCATGCGCGGACTGCTGGAGCGTCTTCTCGAACACGGAAGACGACGTCCGGCAGGCGCCTTCTTCGCCGCCATCGACAAACCCGCGCCCCCGGACGTCGATTCCGCACACGCCTACCTGCTGGGTATCCCGCAGCCGGTCATCGTGCGCGTTCTGGAAGAACACGCGATCCACCTCGGTGCGCAGATCCGGCGGGGTGCCGCAGTGGCCGGCTTCGAACAGGACGACGAGGGCGTGACCGTCGAACTGGCCGATGGTGAGCGGCTGCGTGCGCGCTATCTCGTCGGTTGTGACGGCGGGCGCAGTATCGTGCGCAAGCTGCTCGGCGTCGGCTTTCCCGGCGAGCCCTCGCGGACCGAGACGCTGATGGGCGAACTGGAAGTCGGGGTGCCGCCGGAGGAGATCGCCGCCAAGGTGACCGGAATCCACCAGTCGTTCAGCCTCCAGCCTTTCGGCGAAAGGGTTTATCGCGTGGTGGTCCCCGCCGTGGGACTCAGCGCGGAACCGCCCACCATCGACGATTTCCGGCAAGCGCTGCACGCCATCGCCGGGACCGATTTCGGCGTGCATTCCCCGCGTTGGCTGTCCCGTTTCGGGGATGCCACCCGGCTGGCCGACCGCTACCGGGTCGGGCGGGTGCTGCTGGCCGGCGACGCGGCCCACATCCACCCGCCCGCCGGTGGGCAGGGCCTCAACCTCGGCGTCCAGGACGCAGTCAACCTCGGCTGGAAACTGGCCGCCCAGGTCCGCGGCTGGGCGCCGGAGTCCCTTTTGGACACCTACCAGACCGAACGTCATCCGGTCGCCGAGGAAGTCCTGGACAACACCCGCGCCCAGGTGGCGCTTTCGTCCCCCGAACCGGGCGCGCGGGCCCTGCGCAGGCTGCTCACCGAACTGATGGACTTCGACGAGGTGAACCGCTACCTGCTCGAGAAGATCACCGCGATCGGCATCCGCTACGACTTCGGCGACGGGCCCGACCTGCTCGGCCGCCGCCTGCGCGATATCGACGTGGCACAAGGCCGCCTCTACGACCTGCTGCGCCACGGGCGCGGCCTGCTGCTGGACCGCACCGGACGCCTGACCACCGGCGGCTGGTCCGACCGGGTCGACCACCTCGCGGATCCCACCGTGGCACTGGATGTTCCCGGCGTCCTGCTCCGGCCGGACGGCCACGTCGCCTGGACCGGCGACGACCAACGAGACCTGGACGACCACCTCACCCACTGGTTCGGCGAGTCCGCGTCAGGTGCCGTCGGCGGCTTCGATGACGTGGTCCAGGACCTCCCGTGA
- a CDS encoding MFS transporter, translating into MRLPLPALLALTTAAFITVLTEALPAGVLPALSTDLGVGESAAGQTVTVYAIGTALAAIPLTVATAGWRRKRLLLAGIAGFAVANTVTAVSGDYALTMVARFVAGVAAGVVWALLAGYARRLAPERLQGKAIAIVMAGIPLALSLGVPAGTFLGGAVGWRASFGVMSVLAVVLLGWIAVAVPDFPGQTGGGRIPLRRTLAVPGVAPILVVTLVFVLAHTILYTYIATFLERAGLGASVDLVLLIFGIASMVSIWVVGAHIDRRLRVLTVAGTVLVGVAAAILGVFSGDAPLVYLAVALWGLGWGGVPTLLQTAAGQAGGDAADTAQAMLVTLWNAAMAGGGVAGGLLLDHFGAGAFPVAALVLLLPVLAVVLRAREHGFAGHARYGRS; encoded by the coding sequence ATGAGACTCCCGCTGCCCGCCTTGCTGGCGTTGACCACCGCTGCGTTCATCACCGTGCTGACCGAGGCGCTGCCCGCCGGGGTCCTGCCCGCACTGAGCACTGACCTGGGCGTCGGCGAATCGGCCGCCGGGCAGACCGTGACCGTCTACGCGATCGGCACCGCGCTCGCCGCGATCCCGCTGACAGTGGCCACCGCGGGCTGGCGGCGCAAACGTTTGCTCCTGGCCGGGATCGCGGGGTTCGCGGTGGCCAACACGGTCACCGCGGTGTCCGGGGACTACGCGCTGACCATGGTCGCCCGGTTCGTCGCCGGGGTCGCGGCCGGAGTGGTCTGGGCCCTCCTGGCCGGATACGCGCGACGGCTCGCGCCCGAACGCTTGCAGGGCAAGGCGATCGCGATCGTGATGGCGGGCATCCCGCTCGCGCTCTCGCTCGGCGTGCCCGCCGGTACGTTCCTCGGCGGCGCGGTGGGCTGGCGCGCCTCCTTCGGCGTGATGTCGGTGCTCGCCGTGGTGCTGCTGGGCTGGATCGCCGTGGCCGTCCCGGATTTCCCCGGGCAGACCGGTGGCGGCCGGATCCCGCTCCGGCGCACGCTCGCCGTGCCCGGGGTGGCGCCGATCCTGGTGGTGACGCTGGTTTTCGTGCTGGCCCACACGATCCTGTACACCTACATCGCCACGTTCCTGGAGCGCGCGGGACTCGGTGCTTCGGTCGACCTGGTGCTGCTGATCTTCGGGATCGCGTCGATGGTGAGCATCTGGGTGGTCGGCGCCCACATCGACCGGCGGCTGCGCGTGCTGACCGTCGCGGGCACGGTGCTCGTCGGTGTGGCGGCCGCGATCCTCGGGGTGTTCTCGGGCGACGCGCCGCTGGTGTACCTTGCCGTCGCGTTGTGGGGACTCGGCTGGGGCGGGGTGCCGACGCTGCTGCAGACCGCCGCCGGGCAGGCGGGCGGGGACGCCGCGGACACCGCGCAGGCCATGCTCGTGACCCTGTGGAACGCGGCGATGGCCGGTGGGGGTGTGGCCGGTGGCCTGCTGCTCGACCACTTCGGCGCCGGTGCGTTCCCGGTGGCCGCACTGGTCCTGCTGCTGCCGGTGCTGGCCGTGGTGCTCCGGGCGCGCGAGCACGGGTTCGCTGGTCATGCGCGCTACGGTAGAAGTTGA
- a CDS encoding MerR family transcriptional regulator translates to MRIGELAHRTGVSERSLRYYEQQGLLASSRTPGGHREYPEAAVDRVIRIQELFAAGLPSRKIARLLPCLRDADGGPSELADAQLVADLTAERERIDRMMADLARSREVLDHVIEAADGT, encoded by the coding sequence GTGCGGATCGGTGAACTGGCTCACCGCACCGGCGTGAGCGAGCGTTCGCTGCGGTACTACGAGCAGCAGGGCCTGCTCGCCTCGTCGCGCACCCCGGGCGGGCACCGCGAGTACCCGGAGGCCGCCGTCGACCGGGTCATCCGGATCCAGGAGCTGTTCGCCGCCGGCTTGCCCAGCAGGAAGATCGCGCGCCTGCTCCCGTGCCTGCGCGACGCCGACGGCGGCCCCTCCGAACTCGCGGACGCTCAGCTGGTCGCCGACCTCACCGCCGAACGCGAACGCATCGACCGCATGATGGCCGACCTGGCCCGCTCACGGGAGGTCCTGGACCACGTCATCGAAGCCGCCGACGGCACCTGA
- a CDS encoding maleylpyruvate isomerase family mycothiol-dependent enzyme encodes MDLTWLTNALHTHTAGFAEAAEGGDPATRVPTCPEWRLRDLVGHIGQAHRWAAGMVRTREPAAVPDPLEADPPADWTRWLTEGATELADAVRTTGADTTVTTLLGPGPAVFWLRRMLHDTVVHHADATLTTGRTTFEIAPDVATDALDEGLGLMSTPGAEKVKPGLAELAGNGEKLLLRAETTGWLITRTPSGPTCSRAVGDADVTVEGSERDLLLVVTRRLSPDQLTVTGDRALLDHWLSRTAL; translated from the coding sequence ATGGATCTCACCTGGCTCACGAACGCCCTGCACACCCACACCGCCGGCTTCGCCGAGGCCGCCGAGGGCGGTGACCCGGCCACCCGTGTGCCGACCTGTCCGGAGTGGCGATTGCGGGACCTCGTCGGGCACATCGGCCAGGCCCACCGCTGGGCCGCCGGCATGGTGCGCACCCGGGAACCGGCCGCGGTGCCCGATCCCCTGGAAGCCGACCCGCCGGCGGACTGGACCCGCTGGCTCACCGAAGGCGCCACCGAACTGGCCGACGCCGTACGCACCACCGGCGCCGACACCACGGTGACCACGCTCCTCGGCCCGGGCCCGGCGGTGTTCTGGTTGCGCCGCATGCTGCACGACACCGTGGTCCACCACGCCGACGCCACCCTCACCACCGGCCGGACCACCTTCGAAATCGCGCCGGACGTCGCCACCGACGCCCTCGACGAGGGTTTGGGCTTGATGTCCACGCCCGGCGCCGAGAAGGTCAAGCCAGGGCTGGCCGAACTGGCGGGCAACGGGGAGAAACTGTTGCTGCGGGCGGAAACCACCGGATGGTTGATCACCAGGACCCCTTCCGGGCCGACCTGCTCCCGTGCCGTCGGCGACGCGGACGTGACGGTCGAAGGCAGTGAGCGCGACCTGCTGCTGGTAGTGACCCGGCGCCTCTCCCCCGACCAGCTCACCGTCACCGGCGATCGCGCCCTTCTCGACCACTGGCTCAGCCGAACCGCCCTCTGA
- the pip gene encoding prolyl aminopeptidase: MVTGLHPETEPYRHGMLDVGDGNSLYWEECGNPAGKPALVLHGGPGSGCTPGARRLFDPERFRVVLFDQRNCGRSTPHASEPDIDLSRNTTHHLVADIEALRTALGIESWLVSGASWGSVLGLVYAERHPERVTGMLHSGVATGRRLETDLLTRGLGAMFPEAYARFRELVPDGEIATGYHRLLFDPDPEVRERAARAWCDWEDAIVPTVPGPSPRYASPEFRMAFARIVTHYFANGSWLAEGAVLRDAGKLAGIPGVIVQGVLDLSNLVGTPWELARAWPGAELVLVDGTGHNNTPGLDAARVAALDRL; this comes from the coding sequence ATGGTGACCGGGCTCCATCCGGAGACAGAACCGTACCGGCACGGGATGCTGGACGTCGGCGACGGCAATTCCCTCTATTGGGAGGAATGCGGGAATCCGGCCGGAAAACCCGCGCTGGTGCTGCACGGCGGCCCCGGTTCGGGCTGCACGCCGGGAGCACGCCGGTTGTTCGACCCCGAACGCTTCCGGGTCGTGTTGTTCGACCAGCGCAACTGCGGCCGCAGCACCCCGCACGCGAGCGAGCCGGACATCGACCTGTCCCGGAACACCACCCACCACCTGGTCGCCGACATCGAAGCACTGCGGACCGCGCTCGGCATCGAAAGCTGGCTGGTTTCGGGTGCCTCATGGGGTTCGGTGCTCGGACTGGTCTACGCCGAACGGCATCCGGAGCGCGTCACCGGGATGCTGCATTCCGGCGTGGCCACCGGACGGCGACTCGAAACCGACCTGCTCACGCGCGGCCTGGGCGCGATGTTCCCGGAGGCTTACGCGCGGTTCCGCGAACTCGTGCCGGACGGGGAGATCGCCACCGGTTACCACCGGCTGCTCTTCGACCCGGACCCCGAAGTCCGCGAACGCGCGGCACGAGCCTGGTGCGACTGGGAAGACGCGATCGTGCCTACCGTGCCCGGCCCGAGTCCGCGGTACGCGAGCCCCGAATTTCGGATGGCGTTCGCGCGGATCGTCACGCACTACTTCGCCAACGGCAGCTGGCTGGCCGAAGGTGCCGTGCTGCGCGACGCCGGGAAGCTGGCCGGTATCCCCGGGGTGATCGTGCAGGGCGTGCTCGACCTGTCGAACCTGGTCGGGACGCCGTGGGAACTCGCGCGGGCCTGGCCCGGTGCCGAACTGGTGCTGGTGGACGGCACCGGGCACAACAACACCCCCGGCCTGGACGCGGCGCGCGTGGCCGCGCTCGACCGCCTCTAG